GCCACGGGAAGGCGGTCCCGGCGCCCCTATGATCCATGAAAATAAGGTAGCGCCTCTGGCCCTTGTTCGACCACACACGCGTATCCGTCTCATCTACCAACTGTCACCGCGCTCCGCCCCTTTCCGGTCTTCGATCAGTGGGGCGAATCCCTCAGAACTGTTGTCAGTGCTGCTTCTGACATGATCTGCATCAAGCCCGACGCTGGCGCTCTGTCTGCGAGCCCTGCTCCGGGCCCTCGGTTGCCGCCTCTTCCCACATTCCCTTTGAATATATCCTCCATTACCCCTGGCACCCCGCTGTTACAGCACCTAGAGACGATCAGAATTTGGCAGTAAAGCCAGACTGAGACAAGCCTTGGAAAGCTTGGCACATGAAGGTTAACACAACGGGCTGGAGACAACAGACGACGCCAGCAACCTTGCTAAAGACCCCAAAGCCCAATACCTCGTCACGCTACTCCACGCCCGCAAATCTACTTATCCAATCCAAGCTAGGGTTTCTGAACCTTATCCTTGGACAAACGCCAAGATACTCATTCGATAAGGCTCAGCCTCACTGTCAAGTCCGCCCGTGGTGTGGTTTCTGGGACGTCTCACACTACAATTGCATACACAACCACCCCTAGCATATCTGGCTTGTCATTGTTCAAGGCCCTGGGAGCCTTGACTATTGGCCCCGACCGGGTGTGATTGACGCTGTCCAAAGCCAACGTTCATCGCAAAAATCGTACGATGTTGTTTGCAGTAGCTGCCGCCTCCACGTGCTTCCGCTGGTGATCCTCTCCGAGTCTAATATTCGGCTTTATCAACCGAGCTTCTTGGAAGTAAAACACATTGAGAATCTCTTGTTGATTTTATGGTCCATTTCGTATATCATCCGAGGGGTTCCCACGGTGTTCTCGGGATGAGATTTAGAGCATACCCTTATTGACTTCatccttcctctcctcccatAACGTCTTGCCGGTGCATGAGCAGACGGTCTTGTCGTTATCCCAAACGCCGGCACTCCTGGCAATCACGCCGACTACGGTGTCCAGGTCATTCTTCAATGACCCTGCAGACTCGTCTTGTCTTGAGACAACCATGGCATGGCCAATGACTTCCCAAATCTGAAAGGGCTTATCGAGGTACGCGCTGCCTCTGCCATCCTTGCCGATGTCAAAGACGCCCAAGAACCCCTTGGCGTTGACGGCGTCACCTTCGCTGCCCCCCGACCAGACAGGGCCCGTCGATGACGCGCCTTCGGCCAGGTTACCGTATTCACGGATGGTCGCACGGTAGGTGCCGGGGGCCACGCCGCGTAGCGTCAGGTCGATTAGCGTTGTGGTGGGGGAGACCTGCACCATTCTAGCCAGGCCCCTGACCTCTCGGTCTGATTCTTCGTCCAACTTTGAAGATGCAGGTTGGGCACCATTGGTACGGTAAAAGGACTCAAGGATGCTAACAGCCGCGCCTAGTCGGTCGTGAGCAAGCTATTTGACGACGTCCGGTGTTCTAAAATGGGCTAGTCTGGGTGCCACCCAGGTCTCGTCTGCCGATGCCAGTGCCGGCATGACAAGGCGAGATGGCTGGTATCAGGAAACAACTCTGTGCCCGCCAAGGGTTACAAGAGATGCAGCGACAGCTTGGATGAAAACGCCAGGAGGGTAAGGAGAGGCTTCAGTTGACTTACTGTTTGATCCTCCCGAGCCTCGCAGGATAGCGTCCCTCCCCGTGGCTTGGATAGCGTCAACGATCGAGGATGGTGCGGCTGCGAAACGTCGCCAAGGGTGTCAGCATCTATCACTTCCCAAACGATGAGGCGCCAATCTTGAGCCTATCCGACCGTCCCACGACGGGTGAGGTGGCAATGGAGCTTAGCTGTGACAGCTATGTcgaaagaaaaggaaaatgTGGAACTCTCAAGAAACCATCAAAAACAAAGGGGGGAAGCTTGGGAAAGTCTCGAAGGGTACGGCCAAAAGGAACAAGAGGAAAcattggggggggggttgtgaACGACACAGGCGTAGAAGACGAAGAACTCGAAAGAAAACCTTCAGAGTTTGCAGCAGAAGATGGCGTACCTGTGCCCTCAACAGAAAGCAATTGGTCCTCGAGGTTGGCCTCGACCTTAGTGATGCCCCCCAGCTTGTACAACGAGTCTGAAACGTCTTTGACGCAGCTGTCACATGTCATGGGGACGGCGAAAACGGTCTAGTCGGAGTTTTCGGACGTTTCATTAGCCATCACAGTTCTGAACGGCAACCTCCTTTGCTGTAGTGTACGGCCAGCGGTGAATATGCAAGCACACATACGCAAACCTCCGCCTCTTCTCCGGCGGGAGGGTACCATGAGGGGCGTTCGGCCAACCACATAAATGAATGAATGATAGGCAGCCCGAGGGGCAGGACCAAACTTGCGCGGGTGATGGGGGAACGGAAGGGAAGTGGAACGGATGAGGATAATTGAGAGCGAACACCCCTCAGCTCACCTGAAAAGGATATGATACGGTCATCGTGAAGGGTTGTCTGCTTCGCCGCAGTGGCCTTTGTAACACGGAGCGATAGTTGTGGAGGAAGTCAGGTAGGCAGTAGAGCATGCTCCGGCCTTGGCTTCTTGAGATGACAGTCCAAGGAACAAGTCAAAATCGTGATGGTTTTCGGGGGAGGGAAGATGGTTGTAAGTCCGTCACAGCCGAAGGTCGAGAAGATATTcccgccgagggcgagctgCGTTTGAGGAGGGGCGGAGCCAGATGCGCTTTTAATACGTCGGGTTGGTCTATCGTGGAGTACCTTCATTGATGACTTTGGGATAGTTGCTTTGAAATCGCCTtaccacacacacactcccACACAATTGCCCCTCCTCGTAGCGGAGGGCGAGAGCGCAATCGCATTGCTTTCTGCTTGTCCGCCCCACTACCAAGAAGACGCTCGGGCCAGCTGGTGCGCAGCTCGAAGAGAAAGGTACGTGATCGGAACCTGACCAGCTGTGGGCAAGCTGACTCACCGTCGATAGAACTTATCTTATCTTGATCCAGTCACCTGACAATGCTCGTGATATCGTCTCCAAATTTTTGGGAACTTAGCTCCGGTCATCGATTGGGTTGAATGAATATCGATCGCCAAACGACGCCGGACAGCGTAGCCTTCTGACGAGAACGAGATTAAATCAAAGtttccgccgccgtccatACCTGATTTACAGGCTCTCCTCAATCGAACTAAATCACCCGCAGCACACGGCAAGACGGAGTTTCGGCTGAGGCGGCCAGCCCAGAACATACTTCACGATGTCGCAAACCATTGGCCTGGTAAGCTCTCCTCTcacccccctttttcccAATTGAACCTCCCATGCAAGTCGAGCCCGCTAACAACCTCATTCCCATTACAGACTCGCCTCTCCTACTCTCGGGTATGGCACCAcgtctccgcctcggccccCCACGAGACCCTTTCGACCCAGCCGGGCGTCACTCCCCCGtcccttggccgcctcgcctcgcGCATCGCTGTGCTGCTGATGGGGAAGCACAAGCCGACCTGGGACCCCTCCACGGACTGCGGCGACTACGTCGTCGTAACGGACTGCGCGGCGCTGCATGTCACGGGCCGCAAGAAGTGGCAGAAGACGTACTACCGACACAACACCCGGCCAGGCTCCCTGCAGGCCGTCACCATGGACGTGCTGATGGCGaagcacggcggcgccgaggtgctGCGCAAGGCTGTCAGCGGCATGCTGCCCAAGAACAGGTTGCGCGCTCCTAGGCTGGCGAGGCTGAAGGCGTTTGAGGGCGAGGCCCACCCGTACAAAAAGAACGTCATCCGGTTCGGCGACGTTCCCGTCGGACAGCACGGGTGGGAGGAGCAGGTCAAGGCGATCCGGGAGGCGGATTCAGAGAGGATATGAGAGAGGTAGTGGTGGCGGTTGTGCTAGCGTGGTTCGAACGGGGAGAGGGCAAAGGGTTATGGGCTTGGTGAGTGAATGGAGCGGCCGTCTGTTCGGCATGTACACTCTGTATGAATAAGGGCATCTCAAATGGAAGTCTAATCGTTCTCAAATTTTGGATGGCGGCGCTTTCTGTGGTTCTGCGGAGACAGACGGCTGCAGTTGGTTTGTTCCGAGTTCATCACGAGACCACTCGAGaggcgagctgctgctcccgGGCTTCGTCGTTGGGCCTATACGATGGCAAGACTCTTGGCCGCATGTACTAGAGTCTTGCAGAGCGTTGTCGATTGGCGTGGGCTTCGCCCCAAAGTGTAAAT
The genomic region above belongs to Colletotrichum higginsianum IMI 349063 chromosome 2, whole genome shotgun sequence and contains:
- a CDS encoding Heavy-metal-associated domain-containing protein — protein: MLYCLPDFLHNYRSVLQRPLRRSRQPFTMTVSYPFQTVFAVPMTCDSCVKDVSDSLYKLGGITKVEANLEDQLLSVEGTAAPSSIVDAIQATGRDAILRGSGGSNSAAVSILESFYRTNGAQPASSKLDEESDREVRGLARMVQVSPTTTLIDLTLRGVAPGTYRATIREYGNLAEGASSTGPVWSGGSEGDAVNAKGFLGVFDIGKDGRGSAYLDKPFQIWEVIGHAMVVSRQDESAGSLKNDLDTVVGVIARSAGVWDNDKTVCSCTGKTLWEERKDEVNKGML
- a CDS encoding 50S ribosomal protein L13; the encoded protein is MSQTIGLTRLSYSRVWHHVSASAPHETLSTQPGVTPPSLGRLASRIAVLLMGKHKPTWDPSTDCGDYVVVTDCAALHVTGRKKWQKTYYRHNTRPGSLQAVTMDVLMAKHGGAEVLRKAVSGMLPKNRLRAPRLARLKAFEGEAHPYKKNVIRFGDVPVGQHGWEEQVKAIREADSERI